From the genome of Hathewaya histolytica, one region includes:
- the cbiQ gene encoding cobalt ECF transporter T component CbiQ, with the protein MLLIDRYAYTNRLKDVNPMIKFIFCTIMLIFTLMNKRIYVFLLQLIFLCFFTLYTVRIPFKNYLKLLAIPLTFIIISIITVIFSIGTNKDLFFTYIKLKNYYIGITYIGISQGILLFFKAICSVEVTYLLALTIPMDQLITVFKILRLPKVFIEITVLMYRFIFIFLEELKELYVAQNLKFGYRNIKVSYKSTALLIRILFIRVIKRYEELNISLETKLYNGEFYI; encoded by the coding sequence TTGCTTTTAATAGATAGGTATGCATATACAAACAGATTAAAAGATGTTAATCCCATGATAAAATTTATATTTTGTACTATTATGTTAATATTCACTTTGATGAATAAAAGAATATATGTATTTTTACTACAATTAATATTTTTATGTTTTTTTACTCTATACACTGTAAGAATTCCTTTTAAAAATTACCTTAAACTTTTAGCAATTCCATTAACATTTATAATAATTAGTATTATTACAGTTATCTTTTCTATAGGCACAAATAAAGATTTATTTTTCACTTATATAAAATTAAAAAATTATTACATAGGTATAACTTATATAGGAATTAGTCAAGGTATACTGTTATTTTTCAAGGCGATATGCAGTGTGGAAGTTACTTATTTGCTAGCTTTAACCATACCTATGGATCAATTAATAACCGTATTTAAAATTTTGAGATTACCGAAGGTATTCATAGAGATTACTGTTCTAATGTATAGATTTATATTTATTTTTTTAGAGGAGCTAAAGGAATTATATGTAGCTCAAAATTTAAAATTTGGATATAGAAATATAAAGGTATCGTATAAATCCACTGCTTTACTAATTAGAATATTATTTATAAGAGTAATAAAGAGATATGAGGAATTAAATATATCTTTAGAAACTAAGTTATATAACGGAGAGTTTTATATATAA
- a CDS encoding energy-coupling factor ABC transporter ATP-binding protein, with product MLKLENLCYTYEDDTIALKNVSIDLENGSIIGIIGANGAGKSTLFLNMVGILKPTSGNVYFNEEKLKYSKSFLYNFRKDVGLVFQDPDKQIFYSSVYDDVAFALRNLGMKEDIIKERVDTALKEAGAIEFKDKPVHFLSYGQKKRVAMAGILAMDCKVILFDEPTAGLDPEMTKSVKELIFSLSQKGKRIVITSHNMDLIYEVCDYVYVLNKGTVIGEGKVLDVFKRDELLKTANLDEPWLLKVHKYMNLPLFQEENELYEYWRKNYEDSSNRC from the coding sequence ATGCTTAAACTAGAAAATTTATGCTATACTTACGAAGATGATACAATTGCACTAAAAAATGTATCCATAGATCTTGAAAATGGTAGTATAATAGGTATCATAGGCGCTAACGGAGCAGGGAAGTCAACTTTGTTTTTGAATATGGTAGGAATATTAAAACCTACTTCAGGAAACGTCTATTTTAATGAAGAAAAATTAAAATATAGCAAATCTTTTTTATATAATTTTAGAAAAGATGTAGGATTAGTTTTCCAAGATCCTGATAAACAGATATTTTATTCCTCTGTTTATGATGATGTAGCTTTTGCGCTTAGAAATTTAGGTATGAAAGAAGATATTATAAAAGAAAGGGTGGATACTGCATTAAAAGAGGCTGGAGCTATAGAGTTCAAAGACAAGCCTGTTCATTTTCTAAGTTATGGACAAAAAAAGAGAGTTGCTATGGCCGGAATTCTTGCTATGGATTGTAAGGTTATTTTATTTGATGAACCTACAGCTGGTTTAGATCCTGAGATGACAAAGTCTGTTAAAGAACTTATTTTCTCACTTTCACAAAAAGGAAAGAGAATAGTTATAACAAGTCATAATATGGATTTAATTTATGAAGTTTGCGATTATGTGTATGTACTAAATAAAGGAACAGTTATAGGTGAGGGAAAAGTTTTAGATGTATTTAAAAGAGATGAACTTTTAAAAACAGCCAATTTAGATGAACCATGGCTTTTAAAAGTACATAAGTATATGAATCTTCCCTTATTCCAAGAAGAAAATGAACTTTATGAGTATTGGAGGAAGAATTATGAGGATAGCAGTAATAGGTGTTAA
- the hemA gene encoding glutamyl-tRNA reductase, translating to MRIAVIGVNHNNAPIEIREKVAFSDAKKIDAINYILDMGIEEVIILSTCNRSEIYIVSHDINNSIKDVEKFYCDYFKENTIKNYLFVKRDEESVRHIYNVTAGLDSIVIGEDQILGQVKDALQTAIEIGSSKKILNKLFREAITASKEIKSNLGISDIPVSTSYIAIKNLKENLGSLKDKKILLIGAGKISLLALKYFEEEEVGTIYITNRTMAKVKEICDNCKGLHIETLDFADRYRIINEVDIIFTATSATHTIIKKESMPKLYKNLYIIDLALPRDVEEDVDSMDLVNIYDIDDLKKLSDENKKKREELCNKGKVIIEKSIEEFYQWMKGIKFDPIIKSLNDRCKEIETDTLDYINRKLDLDCKEKKIIEKMIRSSLKRLIREPINNLKEPNKEEKTSEYIEVINDLFNF from the coding sequence ATGAGGATAGCAGTAATAGGTGTTAACCATAATAATGCCCCTATTGAGATAAGAGAAAAGGTAGCTTTTTCTGATGCAAAAAAAATTGATGCAATTAATTATATCCTTGATATGGGGATTGAAGAGGTTATAATATTATCTACTTGTAATAGAAGTGAGATTTATATTGTATCACATGATATAAATAATAGTATTAAAGATGTTGAAAAATTCTATTGTGACTATTTCAAAGAAAATACTATAAAGAATTATCTTTTTGTAAAAAGAGATGAGGAATCAGTAAGGCATATTTATAATGTGACTGCAGGACTTGATTCTATAGTTATTGGTGAAGATCAGATATTAGGACAGGTTAAAGATGCATTACAAACTGCCATAGAAATAGGAAGTAGTAAAAAGATATTAAACAAACTATTTAGAGAAGCGATAACAGCATCAAAAGAAATAAAAAGTAACTTGGGAATATCAGATATACCAGTATCTACAAGTTATATTGCTATTAAAAATTTAAAAGAGAATCTAGGAAGTTTAAAAGATAAAAAAATACTTTTAATAGGAGCAGGAAAAATCAGTCTTTTAGCTCTAAAGTATTTTGAAGAGGAAGAAGTAGGAACAATTTATATAACTAATAGGACCATGGCAAAGGTAAAAGAGATATGCGATAATTGTAAAGGCTTACATATTGAAACCTTAGATTTTGCGGATAGATATAGAATTATAAATGAAGTTGACATTATATTTACAGCTACTTCAGCAACTCATACAATAATAAAGAAAGAGTCCATGCCAAAATTGTATAAGAATCTATATATAATTGATTTAGCTCTTCCAAGAGATGTTGAAGAAGATGTTGATAGTATGGATTTAGTTAATATATATGATATAGATGATCTTAAGAAACTTTCTGACGAGAATAAAAAAAAGAGAGAAGAGCTTTGTAATAAGGGAAAAGTAATCATAGAAAAAAGTATAGAAGAATTTTATCAGTGGATGAAGGGAATAAAATTCGATCCTATTATAAAATCATTGAATGATAGATGTAAAGAAATTGAAACTGATACTCTAGATTATATTAATAGAAAATTGGACTTAGATTGCAAGGAGAAAAAGATTATTGAGAAAATGATAAGGTCTTCTTTAAAAAGATTAATACGAGAGCCAATCAATAATTTGAAGGAACCTAATAAAGAAGAAAAAACAAGTGAATATATAGAAGTTATAAATGATTTGTTTAATTTTTAG
- a CDS encoding precorrin-2 dehydrogenase/sirohydrochlorin ferrochelatase family protein: MYYPLMIEMKDKNVYIIGGGKVAIRKARKFLEYGAKVIVISPEFIEEFYTLKTSVGKNLSIISENYNKELVKNAFLVIGATNIDKVNQEIAMFCKGNNIMCNIVDSMELSDFIVPSTIKRGDLEIAISTLGNSPSLCAKIRKELEEKYDDTFDEYVKLLGEGRALVLEKYVDEKKKKDILNSMVQMTKEELEEYIKFLKL; this comes from the coding sequence TTGTATTATCCATTAATGATAGAAATGAAAGATAAAAATGTATATATTATAGGTGGAGGAAAGGTAGCTATAAGGAAGGCAAGAAAGTTTTTAGAGTATGGAGCTAAAGTTATAGTTATAAGTCCAGAATTTATAGAAGAATTTTACACACTTAAAACTTCTGTAGGCAAAAATCTTAGTATCATAAGTGAAAATTATAACAAAGAACTTGTCAAAAATGCTTTTTTAGTAATAGGAGCTACAAATATAGATAAGGTAAATCAAGAGATTGCTATGTTTTGTAAGGGGAATAATATAATGTGTAATATTGTAGATAGTATGGAACTTTCAGATTTTATAGTACCATCTACTATAAAACGAGGAGATTTAGAAATAGCAATATCTACTTTAGGCAATAGTCCTTCACTTTGTGCTAAAATTAGAAAAGAATTAGAAGAAAAGTATGATGATACTTTTGATGAATATGTAAAGTTATTAGGAGAAGGAAGAGCATTAGTTTTAGAAAAATATGTAGATGAGAAGAAGAAGAAAGATATTTTAAATTCTATGGTTCAAATGACAAAAGAAGAGCTAGAGGAATATATAAAATTCTTAAAACTTTAA
- the hemC gene encoding hydroxymethylbilane synthase, translating to MKIIVGSRGSKLALTQTNWVISKLKEDHPEIDFQLKIIKTKGDRIQNVSLDKIGDKGLFVKEIEEALLNGDIHMAIHSMKDMPSILPEGLKFSYIPKREDFRDVIVLREGFNSLEELPKNAKIGSGSKRRKYQLLKYREDLDVVPIRGNVDTRIKKIETENLHGVILAAAGINRLDIEKELKYKVVPISIEIMLPAPAQGALAIEIRKDRDDIENILECLSHKETEIAVSAERAFLHGINGSCHIPVGAIGEIHGEELKLTGLFGDEDGNKIVKKSLIGSIESAKELGYELAKIVLKEMA from the coding sequence ATGAAAATTATAGTTGGTTCAAGAGGGAGTAAACTTGCGTTAACGCAAACAAACTGGGTTATTAGTAAATTAAAAGAGGATCATCCTGAAATAGATTTTCAACTTAAAATTATAAAAACTAAGGGTGATAGAATACAAAATGTATCTTTAGATAAAATAGGGGACAAGGGGTTATTTGTCAAAGAAATAGAGGAAGCATTATTAAATGGTGACATACATATGGCCATTCACAGCATGAAGGACATGCCATCTATATTGCCAGAAGGCTTAAAGTTTTCTTACATTCCTAAAAGAGAAGATTTTAGAGATGTGATTGTATTAAGAGAAGGATTTAATTCCTTAGAGGAATTACCTAAGAATGCTAAAATAGGTTCTGGAAGTAAAAGAAGAAAGTATCAACTTTTAAAATATAGAGAAGACTTAGATGTAGTACCTATTAGAGGAAATGTAGATACTAGAATTAAAAAAATAGAAACTGAAAATCTTCATGGCGTTATCTTAGCTGCAGCGGGTATAAATAGGCTAGATATAGAAAAAGAATTAAAGTACAAAGTAGTTCCTATTTCTATAGAAATAATGCTACCAGCACCTGCGCAAGGAGCTCTTGCTATAGAAATTAGAAAAGATAGAGATGATATAGAAAACATATTAGAATGTTTATCACATAAAGAAACAGAAATTGCAGTTTCAGCAGAGAGAGCTTTCTTGCACGGTATAAATGGAAGCTGTCATATTCCAGTTGGTGCCATAGGAGAAATCCACGGTGAGGAATTAAAACTTACAGGTTTATTTGGTGATGAAGATGGAAACAAAATAGTTAAGAAATCTCTAATTGGAAGTATAGAGAGTGCAAAAGAGTTAGGATATGAACTTGCTAAAATTGTTCTAAAGGAGATGGCATAA
- the cobA gene encoding uroporphyrinogen-III C-methyltransferase — MKGKVFLVGAGPGDYKLLTLKGLDCVKNADVIVYDRLANEKILKWAKEDCEFIYVGKKSKYHTKTQDEINEIIAEEALKGKVVTRLKGGDPYVFGRGGEEGEFLLEKGVKFEVVPGITSAIGGLCYAGIPITHRDFASSFHVITGHLKEEENELNWSALAQLDGTLVFLMGVANLQKICNNLIKEGKDSKTSVAIVNWAARPYQRVVSGTLEDIYEIAMEANIQPPSLIVVGGVVGLRDKLNFYEEKPLFGKNVIVTRARTQSSKLLDKINDLGGNALEVPAIKIKEIENSGLDKAIENIKDYTTLVLTSENAVNIFFERLFKGNKDIRSLSNFKIACIGNATAKAVKEKGIIADLVPEKFVAESLLELLKENLTSEDKVLIPRAKEARNLLVDELKEICSVDEIKIYETLKEDIHREDILNVLEKENDLYVTFTSSSTVKNFIDILGKENLNLIKDKAKLVSIGPITSKTIENFGLTVHKEAKEYTIDGVVEAIIEE; from the coding sequence ATGAAAGGTAAAGTTTTTTTAGTTGGAGCTGGACCGGGAGATTATAAGTTACTTACACTAAAAGGTTTAGACTGTGTAAAAAATGCAGATGTTATTGTATACGATAGACTTGCTAATGAAAAAATTTTAAAATGGGCAAAAGAAGATTGTGAGTTTATTTATGTTGGTAAAAAATCTAAGTATCATACTAAAACTCAAGATGAAATAAATGAAATAATAGCAGAAGAAGCTTTAAAAGGTAAAGTTGTAACAAGACTTAAAGGGGGAGACCCTTATGTATTTGGTAGAGGTGGAGAAGAAGGCGAATTTTTACTTGAAAAAGGTGTAAAGTTTGAAGTAGTACCTGGTATAACTTCAGCTATAGGTGGACTATGCTATGCTGGTATTCCAATAACTCATAGAGATTTTGCATCATCATTCCACGTTATAACTGGACATTTAAAAGAAGAAGAAAATGAACTTAACTGGAGTGCATTAGCCCAGTTAGATGGTACTTTAGTATTCTTAATGGGTGTTGCAAACCTTCAAAAGATATGTAATAACCTTATAAAGGAAGGGAAAGACTCTAAAACATCTGTGGCTATTGTAAATTGGGCAGCAAGGCCTTATCAAAGAGTGGTTTCAGGAACATTAGAAGATATATATGAAATAGCTATGGAAGCTAATATTCAGCCACCAAGTCTAATTGTTGTAGGTGGAGTTGTTGGACTTAGAGATAAGCTAAACTTCTATGAAGAAAAACCCCTTTTCGGTAAAAATGTTATAGTAACCAGAGCAAGAACTCAAAGTAGTAAGCTTTTAGATAAAATAAATGATTTAGGCGGAAACGCTTTAGAAGTACCTGCAATCAAAATAAAAGAAATAGAAAATAGTGGTCTTGACAAGGCTATAGAAAATATTAAAGATTACACAACTCTAGTTCTTACTAGTGAAAATGCAGTAAATATATTCTTTGAAAGATTATTTAAAGGAAATAAAGATATAAGAAGTCTTTCAAATTTTAAAATAGCATGTATAGGAAATGCTACTGCAAAGGCTGTTAAAGAAAAAGGAATAATTGCAGATTTAGTACCAGAAAAATTTGTAGCAGAAAGTCTTTTAGAATTATTAAAAGAAAATCTTACAAGTGAGGATAAAGTATTAATACCAAGAGCTAAGGAAGCTAGAAATCTTTTAGTTGATGAATTAAAAGAAATATGTTCTGTGGATGAAATTAAAATTTATGAAACTTTAAAAGAGGATATTCATAGGGAAGATATTTTAAATGTACTGGAAAAAGAGAATGATTTATATGTAACATTTACTAGTTCTTCTACAGTTAAAAACTTTATAGATATATTAGGAAAAGAGAACTTAAATTTAATAAAAGATAAAGCCAAATTAGTATCAATAGGACCAATAACTTCAAAAACTATAGAAAATTTTGGCCTAACAGTACATAAAGAGGCAAAAGAGTATACAATAGATGGTGTAGTAGAGGCTATAATAGAAGAGTAG